In Chaetodon auriga isolate fChaAug3 chromosome 7, fChaAug3.hap1, whole genome shotgun sequence, a genomic segment contains:
- the LOC143322964 gene encoding amino acid transporter heavy chain SLC3A2 codes for MEQSVKKAAEDTNTPGRMPLNAGDTGYGTVPGLGMSGSAGASESAQLLIPEPEPVHNWRPLKMDELEAVAGGPGWTRVRCYLVLLFWLSWVAMLATSIAIVATSPRPVVTPLRWWQKSLFYQLQPDLLMEKQTEGSGGINALCEQLPYLRSLGIGTLILKGLFDKEASPLNVTAASEKFGTLAHIQHLLAESNRAGLKVVLDFCELDAGNADEPANLSASHALRFWLEQGVAGFAICDTDAAYSEKTLLEWRGIFKEFSRQEEERILVVKQTQDVLSPLNNVTLVDVVMRSILPPSHHLLSDEEVAEAIETHLQTRKDDIWPSWTVGGKAPHDLRKLLLVLMMTLPGSPAVQYDQDIGQTQNVSLKAGSSHHNESDDRTEKEKKSSAAALFTSLSHSRAREEALLYGSFTFLPFNSSSNSTQASASSPPILAFLRSWGCVQFLILLNVGPEPHALDPAWAPRLPKAGVFVTSTGMDRLGSMTLGTLELRPHEAIVIKLFEPGSYS; via the exons ATGGAACAAAGTGTCAAAAAGGCCGCTGAGGACACAAACACG CCGGGCAGGATGCCTCTGAACGCGGGTGACACCGGCTACGGCACCGTGCCAGGCCTCGGGATGTCCGGCAGTGCGGGGGCCTCGGAGTCGGCCCAGCTGCTCATCCCGGAGCCTGAACCAGTCCACAACTGGAGGCCCCTGAAAATGGATGAGCTGGAGGCCGTTGCGGGGGGTCCCGGCTGGACGAGGGTGCGGTGTTACCTGGTGCTGCTGTTCTGGCTCAGCTGGGTGGCCATGCTCGCCACCTCCATCGCCATCGTAGCGACGAGCCCCCGGCCGGTGGTGACACCGCTCAGGTGGTGGCAGAAGTCGCTCTTCTACCAGCTGCAGCCCGACCTGTTAATGGAGAAGCAGACTGAGGGGTCAGGGGGCATCAATG CTCTGTGTGAGCAGCTTCCCTACCTCAGGTCTCTGGGTATAGGGACCCTCATCCTGAAGGGTCTGTTTGATAAAGAGGCATCTCCTTTAAACGTCACTGCGGCCAGTGAAAAGTTCGGGACTTTGGCTCACATCCAGCATCTGCTCGCAGAGAGCAACAGAGCAG GTCTCAAAGTGGTGCTGGACTTCTGTGAACTGGATGCAGGAAACGCAGATGAGCCAGCAAACCTCTCAGCCTCA CATGCACTCCGGTTCTGGTTGGAGCAGGGAGTGGCAGGATTTGCAATCTGCGACACAGATGCAGCATATTCAGAAAAG ACTCTGCTGGAGTGGAGAGGCATCTTCAAGGAGTtcagcagacaggaggaggaacg GATTCTGGTGGTGAAACAGACGCAGGacgttctttctcctctgaacAACGTTACGCTGGTGGATGTGGTCATGAGGTCAATTCTGCCTCCCTCACATCACCTCCTGTCTGACGAGGAGGTTGCTGAAGCTATAGAGACTCATCTGCAAACACGAAAAGATGACATTTGGCCCAGCTGGACA gttgGAGGTAAAGCGCCTCATGACTTGAGGAAGTTACTCCTGGTGCTGATGATGACGCTGCCAGGATCACCTGCAGTCCAGTATGACCAGGACATCGGTCAAACACAG AACGTATCTCTGAAGGCCGGCTCGTCACATCACAACGAATCAGACGATCGTACA gagaaggagaagaagagttcagctgcagctctctttACCTCCCTCAGTCACTCCAGAGCCAGAGAAGAAGCTCTCCTCTATGGCAGCTTCACTTTCCTCCCCTTCAATTCCTCCTCCAACTCCACTCAGGCCTCAGCTTCATCTCCCCCCATCCTGGCCTTCTTGCGCTCCTGGGGTTGCGTCCAGTTCCTCATCCTGCTCAACGTCGGGCCTGAACCTCATGCCCTGGATCCCGCCTGGGCCCCCCGCCTGCCTAAAGCTGGAGTGTTTGTGACCAGCACGGGAATGGACCGTTTGGGCTCGATGACTCTGGGCACGCTGGAGCTGCGGCCCCACGAAGCCATCGTCATCAAACTCTTTGAGCCGGGAAGCTACTCGTAG
- the ppm1na gene encoding protein phosphatase, Mg2+/Mn2+ dependent, 1Na (putative) has protein sequence MRTARRASNVEVPSFLRQLVKETEKMVTFFFKGGTRETGTGEEDNSDEDDSIPSPYLERPILEKQVSEGGSESGMNYAVASMQGWRAQMEDAHTCMPRLRGELTEWGYFAVFDGHAGTTVAQYCSRNLLDHILVTGGIKANEDPEQVKEGIREGFLDIDRHMHKLARQDNWDRSGSTAAAVMISPRYIYFINCGDSRTLLCHNGQVVFYTEDHKPFNPREKERIQNAGGSVTLQRVNGSLAVSRALGDFDFKEVDWRPQTEQLVSPEPEVYELERTPQDEFLILACDGVWDAIGNEELCAFVRSRLRVCDDLREICTQVIDLCLYKGSLDNISIIIVCFPGAPQVSQEALQQEAELEQQIDAKVEEIIQMMRSRDEDPDLLYVIKFLAAEEMPGLPPGGGITSKRDCIISAYQKHIMTLRSQEPMDIEGSEEDSN, from the exons ATGAGGACGGCCAGGAGGGCCAGCAATGTGGAGGTGCCCTCCTTCCTCCGCCAGCTGGTCAAAGAGACGGAGAAGATGGTCACGTTCTTCTTCAAAGGGGGGACCAGGGAAACCGGGACTGGGGAGGAGGACAATTCGGATGAGGACGACTCCATACCGAGCCCGTACCTGGAGCGTCCCATCTTGGAGAAGCAGGTGTCAGAGGGGGGCTCTGAGTCGGGGATGAACTACGCCGTGGCGAGCATGCAGGGCTGGAGGGCTCAGATGGAAGATGCCCACACCTGCATGCCTCGGCTGAGAGGAGAGCTGACAGAGTGGGGAtactttgctgtttttgatgGACATGCAGGCACCACTGTAGCACAGTACTGCTCCAGAAACCTGCTGGATCACATCCTGGTGACAG GTGGGATTAAAGCCAACGAGGACCCCGAGCAGGTGAAGGAGGGCATCCGTGAAGGCTTCCTGGACATCGATCGCCACATGCACAAACTGGCTCGCCAGGACAATTGGGACCGCAGTggctccactgcagcagctgtcatgaTTTCACCACgctacatttattttatcaacTGTGGGGACTCCCGCACCCTGCTCTGCCATAACGGCCAGGTGGTCTTCTACACGGAGGACCACAAGCCCTTCAACCCCAGAGAAAAGGAGCGCATCCAGAACGCCGGAGGCTCGGTGACCCTGCAGAGAGTCAACGGCTCGCTGGCCGTTTCCAGAGCACTGGGGGACTTTGACTTCAAGGAGGTGGACTGGAGgccacagacagagcagctaGTGTCACCGGAGCCAGAGGTGTATGAGCTGGAGAGGACGCCCCAAGACGAGTTCCTCATTCTAGCATGTGACGGCGTGTGGGACGCCATTGGCAATGAGGAACTGTGCGCCTTCGTGCGCAGTCGTCTGCGGGTGTGTGATGACCTGAGAGAGATTTGCACCCAAGTCATTGACCTCTGTCTCTATAAG ggcaGCTTGgacaacatcagcatcatcattgTCTGCTTCCCCGGCGCCCCCCAGGTGTCGCAGGAGGCgctgcagcaggaggcagagctggagcaaCAGATCGACGCCAAAGTGGAAG AAATCATCCAGATGATGAGGTCCAGAGATGAGGACCCCGACCTTCTGTATGTCATCAAATTCCTGGCTGCAGAAGAGATGCCCGGGCTGCCACCAGGAGGAGGCATCACCAGCAA GCGAGACTGTATCATCTCTGCATATCAGAAACATATCATGACTCTCAGATCTCAGGAGCCAATG GACATCGAGGGATCGGAGGAGGACTCAAACTAA
- the rtn2a gene encoding reticulon-2a isoform X1, protein MGQVLGFSHCQEYGSVASTPDSTPPCTDGGNEESEMCELQTAREWSDDDEGGDGDPDDDEGLASSPSIWGTPRQNSFELTFSYFAIAEAEAVGAARHLRRRGGSRSSRTPLIRTDTLETLLDSPDVEWDPQAFLGQEEEEEASERREQQEASPAMRSEQHRQTETITIQPSPQNLDPDTQGGDAGIQREETSSGLTIQPPTLSLSSQHQSPSQILQAAASPTPEPESPIARETISVKLLTSVRPRGPASSSAAAIGRNSQEQLVSDHWFSALNLSEDATVCTHIAVMDLIYWKDTERTGMVLTGLVVGLLSLFQLSIITVVSTVSLAVMCFTISVRIYYQLLYILSWGDGEHPFKTYLDMDISFSGEEADLYMQKVIVMALSAADALKGLFFVQNLFESLKLLVLMYLVTYLGDLCNGLTLLIISVIAVFSLPLFYRQRQEQVDSVVAKIQAQVDNVKDIFQRLAQGGGPPPDPTPGGAKPKNQ, encoded by the exons ATGGGCCAGGTTTTAGGATTCTCCCACTGCC AGGAATATGGCTCTGTGGCGTCCACTCCAGACTCTACGCCTCCATGCACCGATG GCGGAAACGAGGAGTCCGAGATGTGCGAGCTGCAAACAGCCAGGGAATGGTCTGACGACGACGAGGGGGGAGATGGGGAtccagatgatgatgagggaCTGGCTTCATCCCCATCCATCTGGGGCACGCCGCGTCAGAACTCCTTCGAGCTGACTTTCTCTTACTTCGCCATCGCCGAGGCCGAAGCGGTGGGAGCAGCGCGACACCTCCGTCGCAGGGGGGGCTCTCGGAGCAGTCGCACTCCTTTGATCCGCACCGACACTCTGGAAACACTGCTGGACTCCCCCGATGTAGAATGGGACCCTCAAGCCTTCCTCggtcaagaggaggaggaggaagcgtcagagaggagagagcagcaggaggcgaGTCCAGCGATGAGGAGcgagcagcacagacaaactGAGACTATCACAATCCAGCCCTCTCCCCAAAATCTGGACCCAGACACTCAGGGGGGAGACGCAGGAATCCAAAGAGAGGAGACTTCGAGCGGTCTGACCATCCAGCCTCCCACTCTGTCCCTGTCTTCCCAGCATCAGAGCCCCTCACAGATACTTCAGg CGGCAGCCTCGCCGACCCCCGAGCCAGAGTCTCCCATCGCCAGGGAAACCATTTCAGTCAAGCTGCTGACATCCGTGCGACCCAGAGGCCCGGCGTCCTCGTCGGCGGCCGCCATTGGTCGAAACTCTCAGGAACAGCTGGTCAGCGATCACTGGTTCTCAGCACTTAACCTGTCAGAGGACGCGACAGTGTGCACCCACATAGCAG TGATGGACCTGATCTACTGGAAGGACACGGAGCGAACAGGCATGGTGCTAACAGGGTTAGTGGTCGGCCTGCTGTCCCTGTTCCAGCTCAGCATCATCACGGTGGTCTCCACAGTCTCCCTCGCTGTCATGTGCTTCACCATCTCTGTGCGCATCTACTACCAACTCCTCTACATCCTCAGCTGGGGCGATGGAGAGCACCCCTTCAA GACATACTTGGACATGGACATCAGTTTCAGTGGAGAGGAGGCCGACCTCTATATGCAGAAAGTGATCGTCATggctctgtctgctgcagacGCTCTGAAGGGACTCTTTTTTGTTCAAAACCTCTTTGAGTCCCTGAAG CTCCTGGTTCTGATGTACCTTGTGACGTACCTGGGAGACCTGTGCAATGGCCTTACTCTGCTCATCATCA GTGTGATCgctgtcttttctctgccacTTTTCTACAGACAACGCCAG GAGCAGGTGGACAGTGTGGTTGCAAAAATCCAGGCCCAAGTTGACAATGTCAAGGACAT CTTTCAGAGACTTGCCCAGGGTGGTGGCCCTCCTCCTGACCCAACTCCTGGTGGCGCCAAACCCAAAAATCAGTAA
- the rtn2a gene encoding reticulon-2a isoform X2 codes for MASKVMDLIYWKDTERTGMVLTGLVVGLLSLFQLSIITVVSTVSLAVMCFTISVRIYYQLLYILSWGDGEHPFKTYLDMDISFSGEEADLYMQKVIVMALSAADALKGLFFVQNLFESLKLLVLMYLVTYLGDLCNGLTLLIISVIAVFSLPLFYRQRQEQVDSVVAKIQAQVDNVKDIFQRLAQGGGPPPDPTPGGAKPKNQ; via the exons ATGGCCAGCAAAG TGATGGACCTGATCTACTGGAAGGACACGGAGCGAACAGGCATGGTGCTAACAGGGTTAGTGGTCGGCCTGCTGTCCCTGTTCCAGCTCAGCATCATCACGGTGGTCTCCACAGTCTCCCTCGCTGTCATGTGCTTCACCATCTCTGTGCGCATCTACTACCAACTCCTCTACATCCTCAGCTGGGGCGATGGAGAGCACCCCTTCAA GACATACTTGGACATGGACATCAGTTTCAGTGGAGAGGAGGCCGACCTCTATATGCAGAAAGTGATCGTCATggctctgtctgctgcagacGCTCTGAAGGGACTCTTTTTTGTTCAAAACCTCTTTGAGTCCCTGAAG CTCCTGGTTCTGATGTACCTTGTGACGTACCTGGGAGACCTGTGCAATGGCCTTACTCTGCTCATCATCA GTGTGATCgctgtcttttctctgccacTTTTCTACAGACAACGCCAG GAGCAGGTGGACAGTGTGGTTGCAAAAATCCAGGCCCAAGTTGACAATGTCAAGGACAT CTTTCAGAGACTTGCCCAGGGTGGTGGCCCTCCTCCTGACCCAACTCCTGGTGGCGCCAAACCCAAAAATCAGTAA